In one window of Oscillatoria sp. FACHB-1407 DNA:
- a CDS encoding DUF928 domain-containing protein codes for MRIRVPFVSAALSTVMTLGLLGYDALPAIANANQSATSASTKQGEIQAAGRLGFRVRSVRPSRARTPGISRGSCSVDGRPVTMTALVPRVNPRVEEQGLIEVESTVSARPTFFVHIPQNRALGAEFTLTDGAESEADRQTLYYTQFSPSPQAGVIGITLPTEAPELEVGKTYHWSLRLQCDAVDRSGDVLVEGWVQRESLNAALSRQIALTSIRNRPLLYARSGIWQDTLATLAQLRLENQNDTTISADWVSLLDSVNLEAIAQDPILNITAYPAQTPPN; via the coding sequence ATGAGAATTAGAGTTCCTTTCGTTTCGGCTGCGCTGTCTACGGTTATGACGTTAGGGCTGTTGGGGTATGACGCTCTACCAGCGATCGCCAACGCCAATCAATCTGCCACTTCTGCATCTACCAAGCAGGGAGAAATCCAGGCTGCCGGACGGCTAGGGTTTCGAGTCCGCAGTGTTAGACCCTCTCGCGCCAGAACCCCCGGCATCTCACGTGGCTCCTGTAGTGTAGATGGTAGACCCGTGACCATGACGGCCCTGGTGCCCAGAGTGAATCCTCGTGTTGAGGAACAAGGACTGATCGAGGTCGAATCTACGGTTTCTGCTCGTCCCACCTTTTTTGTCCACATCCCTCAGAATCGCGCTTTGGGAGCCGAGTTTACCTTAACGGACGGTGCAGAGTCTGAGGCTGACCGCCAAACGCTTTACTATACTCAGTTTTCTCCATCGCCACAAGCTGGAGTCATCGGTATCACCTTACCCACTGAAGCCCCCGAACTAGAAGTTGGCAAAACCTATCACTGGTCTTTGCGCTTGCAGTGCGATGCGGTTGATCGCTCAGGCGATGTCCTGGTTGAAGGGTGGGTGCAGCGAGAGTCGTTAAACGCTGCATTGAGTCGTCAGATTGCGCTTACTAGCATTCGCAATCGTCCTTTACTCTATGCTCGTTCTGGTATCTGGCAGGATACGTTGGCGACTCTAGCTCAGTTGCGGTTAGAGAATCAAAACGACACCACGATCTCAGCCGACTGGGTCAGTTTGTTGGATTCAGTTAATCTGGAAGCGATCGCCCAAGACCCCATTCTCAATATCACTGCCTATCCTGCGCAAACACCCCCTAATTAA
- the glgP gene encoding alpha-glucan family phosphorylase, whose product MTNELYSPVETLRARLPIPLKRLADLAYNYWWSWTNDRISLFQTINPDEWHRCGHNPVALLNAVSFDRLTQMAEDPAYIKQVSSLAQAFDHYLQSGDTWASRIAPQISKTNPVAYFCAEFGLHESLPIYSGGLGILAGDHLKSASDLGVPLIGIGLLYRQGYFRQRLNRHGWQEDYYVDNQFERMPLELMRDQAGEPITIQVQIRQRLVNAQIWRVRVGRVDLYLLDSDRHDNDPIDRWLTGHLYGGNQETRIAQEVLLGIGGVRALQALGIEPSVYHLNEGHAAFCLLEVARAEIQRTGKSFYDIEASVRDRSIFTTHTPVPAGHDVFSSDLMDSFFAHYWGDLGLSRDQFLALGARRLGDPWEPFGMTVLALRLTRAANGVSELHGHVSRKMWNVLYPDRSEDKVPIGHITNGVHARTWTAPLLADLYAQYLGEDWATRVADPQVWARVNAVPNAELWHRHQILKERLIAHTRLKIKQSRMDRGEEGHQVQLVDQLLDPNILTIGFARRFSPYKRGDLILRNLDRALQFFGSSDRPVQIIFSGKAHPADEEGKRIIQRLMEWCKHPVIRDRVAFIEDYDIFTAQKLIQGVDVWLNNPRRPLEASGTSGQKVCFNGGLNCSVLDGWWCEGYQADANGKGINGWAIGEDANTSDQEVQDRIDSESLYRLLEEEIVPLYYDRDEQGIPHGWVEKMKASIRTNAPLFNTDRMVADYVAQMYAPGSSAYQPILASTPVKL is encoded by the coding sequence ATGACGAACGAACTGTATTCACCAGTTGAAACACTGCGTGCTCGGTTGCCGATCCCTTTAAAGCGATTGGCAGATCTGGCATACAACTATTGGTGGAGTTGGACAAACGACCGTATTTCTCTGTTTCAAACGATCAACCCCGATGAGTGGCATCGCTGTGGGCACAATCCCGTTGCCCTGCTCAACGCGGTTTCCTTTGATCGGCTGACACAAATGGCAGAAGATCCAGCCTATATTAAGCAGGTCAGTTCCCTTGCTCAAGCGTTTGATCACTATTTGCAATCGGGAGACACCTGGGCAAGTCGAATCGCTCCCCAGATCTCAAAGACCAATCCAGTGGCTTACTTTTGTGCTGAGTTTGGCTTGCATGAATCGCTGCCCATCTATTCCGGTGGTTTGGGCATTCTCGCTGGGGATCACCTCAAGTCTGCGTCTGATCTGGGTGTTCCATTAATTGGGATTGGCTTGTTGTATCGTCAGGGTTATTTTCGGCAACGGCTCAACCGTCACGGATGGCAGGAAGACTATTACGTCGATAACCAGTTTGAGCGGATGCCTCTGGAACTCATGCGGGATCAAGCTGGAGAGCCGATCACCATTCAAGTTCAAATTCGTCAACGCCTGGTGAACGCGCAGATCTGGCGAGTGCGTGTGGGTCGGGTTGACCTGTATTTGCTGGACAGCGATCGCCACGACAATGACCCTATCGATCGCTGGCTGACTGGACATCTCTACGGCGGCAATCAAGAAACTCGAATTGCGCAGGAAGTGCTGTTGGGCATTGGTGGAGTGCGGGCATTGCAGGCATTGGGGATCGAACCTTCGGTTTATCACTTGAACGAAGGACACGCGGCTTTCTGTCTGCTTGAAGTGGCTCGCGCTGAAATCCAACGTACGGGCAAGTCCTTCTATGACATTGAAGCATCGGTGCGCGATCGCTCCATCTTCACAACCCATACTCCGGTTCCTGCTGGACACGATGTATTTTCGTCCGACTTGATGGACTCCTTCTTTGCCCACTATTGGGGTGATTTGGGGCTGTCTCGCGATCAGTTTCTGGCGTTAGGAGCACGTCGTCTGGGCGATCCCTGGGAACCTTTTGGCATGACGGTATTAGCTCTGCGTCTGACTCGTGCGGCTAACGGGGTCAGCGAACTGCACGGACACGTATCGCGCAAAATGTGGAATGTGCTGTATCCCGATCGCAGTGAAGACAAGGTCCCCATTGGGCACATCACCAATGGAGTTCACGCTCGCACCTGGACGGCTCCGCTGTTAGCTGATTTGTATGCCCAGTATTTGGGTGAAGATTGGGCAACTCGGGTGGCTGATCCCCAGGTTTGGGCAAGAGTTAACGCTGTTCCCAATGCAGAATTGTGGCATCGTCACCAAATTTTGAAGGAACGGTTGATTGCCCACACCCGGCTCAAGATCAAACAATCCCGAATGGATCGCGGTGAAGAGGGTCATCAGGTGCAACTGGTTGACCAATTGCTTGACCCCAATATCCTCACTATCGGCTTTGCCCGTCGCTTTAGCCCCTATAAGCGAGGTGACCTGATCTTGAGAAATCTTGACAGAGCGTTGCAATTCTTTGGCAGTAGCGATCGCCCTGTGCAAATTATCTTTTCGGGCAAGGCGCACCCTGCTGACGAAGAGGGCAAGCGCATCATTCAACGGTTGATGGAGTGGTGCAAGCATCCCGTGATTCGCGATCGCGTCGCCTTTATCGAAGACTATGACATCTTCACGGCGCAAAAGCTGATTCAAGGGGTTGATGTCTGGCTCAACAATCCTCGTCGCCCACTGGAAGCGTCTGGCACGAGTGGTCAAAAGGTCTGCTTTAATGGCGGGCTCAATTGCAGCGTGCTGGATGGTTGGTGGTGCGAAGGCTATCAAGCCGATGCTAACGGTAAGGGTATCAACGGTTGGGCGATCGGAGAGGATGCCAATACCAGCGATCAAGAGGTTCAAGATCGGATTGATTCGGAGTCGCTGTATCGCTTGCTCGAAGAGGAAATTGTGCCGCTTTACTACGATCGCGATGAACAGGGCATTCCCCATGGTTGGGTTGAGAAAATGAAGGCCTCAATTCGTACTAACGCGCCGTTGTTTAACACCGATCGCATGGTGGCAGACTATGTAGCCCAGATGTATGCTCCGGGTAGCTCCGCCTATCAACCGATTTTGGCGAGCACTCCTGTGAAGCTCTAA
- a CDS encoding choice-of-anchor I domain-containing protein, giving the protein MNVTALQRVNLSQYLKKWGSQVLGAIALTSLSGVFGISAALAQTPTIRGEVVFTLGDLGGAEMLDVSDDGRYVVAVGGETLTLVAVEARALRVVGTWTITPDYLPTGATAAEFTGVSISPDGSFALVGVKDNTDANLEAFNEVPGKVIAVSLPNLTVLGQVTVGRGPDSVAIAPNGQFAAVANEDEENEEDLTNMSNRAGSISIIDLRNGPAQMTQVIVPIPRINVPYFAHDPQPETVRIAPDNSFILATLQENNAIARIDVPATLPSTLRANTFRVRNFNAGVRTGMGLTQGDAGEENCLSSAYNTAQRQQFISAREPDGVAITPDGRYFVTANEDNLTNENDQSHNGTALSPHGARSISVFDAQSGRLLSDSGNTIENAVIAARLPQRCDSKGPEPEVVSVGVVNGRTLAFVALERADAVTIHDITDPRSIRLLDTVILNPEVVGTDAEAGLEPEGVEFIRQTNQIVTSNPEGSSLSLINLTTP; this is encoded by the coding sequence ATGAACGTCACAGCTTTACAACGGGTTAATCTGAGCCAATATTTGAAGAAATGGGGTTCTCAAGTACTGGGAGCGATCGCTTTAACGAGTCTATCGGGTGTTTTTGGAATCAGTGCTGCTCTAGCGCAAACGCCCACTATTCGCGGTGAGGTCGTGTTTACGTTAGGTGATTTGGGCGGTGCTGAGATGCTAGATGTAAGCGATGACGGTCGCTATGTTGTCGCGGTGGGTGGCGAAACTTTGACCCTGGTCGCAGTCGAAGCACGGGCGTTGCGAGTCGTGGGCACCTGGACAATCACCCCTGACTATTTGCCGACTGGAGCAACAGCAGCTGAGTTTACAGGCGTATCTATCAGCCCGGATGGCAGCTTTGCGCTGGTTGGGGTTAAGGATAATACGGATGCCAATTTGGAGGCATTTAACGAAGTTCCCGGTAAGGTGATTGCCGTCTCGTTACCCAATCTCACCGTTTTAGGGCAAGTGACTGTCGGACGAGGACCTGACTCTGTGGCGATCGCTCCCAATGGACAATTTGCGGCGGTTGCCAATGAGGATGAAGAAAACGAAGAAGACCTGACTAACATGAGCAACCGGGCAGGCAGCATTTCCATCATCGATCTGCGGAATGGCCCCGCTCAGATGACACAGGTCATTGTGCCGATTCCCCGAATCAACGTTCCGTACTTTGCGCATGATCCCCAACCGGAAACCGTGCGAATTGCGCCCGATAACTCGTTTATTTTGGCGACGTTGCAAGAAAATAATGCGATCGCCCGAATTGACGTTCCTGCCACTCTGCCTTCCACGTTGCGAGCTAACACTTTCAGAGTGCGTAACTTTAATGCCGGAGTTCGCACAGGCATGGGCTTAACTCAGGGTGACGCGGGTGAGGAGAATTGCCTTTCTAGTGCCTACAACACCGCTCAACGACAGCAATTCATCTCGGCGCGTGAACCGGATGGAGTTGCCATTACCCCCGATGGACGCTACTTTGTGACCGCAAACGAAGACAACCTCACCAATGAGAACGACCAGAGCCACAATGGAACTGCCCTCAGCCCTCACGGTGCTCGCAGCATCAGCGTGTTTGATGCCCAATCTGGACGGTTGCTGAGCGATAGCGGCAACACCATTGAAAATGCAGTGATTGCAGCGCGATTGCCTCAACGCTGCGACAGCAAAGGACCAGAGCCAGAGGTCGTGAGTGTAGGGGTGGTGAATGGTCGCACCCTTGCCTTTGTTGCCCTGGAGCGAGCAGATGCGGTCACGATTCACGACATCACAGATCCCCGTAGCATTCGCTTGCTAGATACGGTGATTTTGAATCCGGAAGTCGTGGGAACTGATGCCGAAGCGGGATTGGAGCCAGAGGGAGTAGAGTTCATTCGTCAGACCAATCAGATTGTGACGTCTAACCCTGAAGGTAGCTCGTTGTCGTTGATTAACCTGACAACTCCTTAA
- a CDS encoding HAS-barrel domain-containing protein, translating into MRLPLAQFAAQPRHPGHIAEVVETSTTEFLAQCLEPEDLNFAVMPPFGSWVKSQDEESGNQIYAVVYHATTTPIDSVHRARALGLSLQDLREQQPQIFAMLKTEFRAAIAGFQPRFSATDGVPTVYQHLPPRPPQVHQAVYYCEPEEIIHFSNSFDFLRTLLDVAGAPVDSLVAATIREIYQLRKGDRAWLVQAGRSLSLLLKDDYDRLRVILSQIYLQ; encoded by the coding sequence ATGCGCCTTCCGCTTGCCCAATTTGCTGCCCAACCTCGTCACCCCGGTCACATTGCCGAAGTGGTTGAAACGTCAACGACTGAGTTTTTGGCGCAATGTTTAGAACCCGAAGACTTAAATTTTGCGGTGATGCCTCCGTTTGGCAGTTGGGTCAAGTCACAGGATGAGGAGTCGGGGAACCAGATCTATGCGGTGGTCTATCATGCCACCACGACGCCCATCGATTCAGTTCACCGTGCCAGAGCACTGGGCTTATCTCTACAAGATCTGCGGGAACAGCAACCGCAGATTTTCGCCATGTTAAAGACTGAGTTTCGAGCCGCGATCGCTGGCTTCCAACCTCGTTTTAGTGCGACTGACGGGGTTCCTACGGTCTATCAACATTTGCCACCTCGTCCTCCGCAAGTGCATCAAGCCGTTTACTATTGCGAACCCGAAGAAATTATTCACTTCAGCAACAGCTTTGACTTCTTGCGAACCCTGCTAGATGTCGCGGGTGCCCCCGTTGATAGTTTGGTTGCTGCCACGATTCGAGAAATTTATCAGCTCCGCAAAGGCGATCGCGCCTGGTTAGTCCAAGCAGGGCGATCGCTGAGTCTGTTGCTGAAAGATGATTACGATCGCTTGCGGGTGATCCTGAGCCAAATCTATTTGCAATAA
- a CDS encoding NAD(P)H dehydrogenase subunit NdhS, translating to MILPGSAVRVTNVDDTFYGFQGLVQRVADGKAAVLFEGGNWDKLITFRLSEIELVDATAGRQKK from the coding sequence TTGATTCTGCCAGGTTCAGCCGTTCGCGTCACCAACGTTGATGACACCTTCTATGGCTTTCAAGGGTTAGTGCAGCGAGTTGCCGATGGTAAGGCAGCAGTGCTGTTTGAAGGGGGAAACTGGGACAAACTCATCACCTTTCGGTTGTCAGAAATTGAACTTGTAGACGCAACAGCCGGTCGTCAGAAGAAATAA
- the rodA gene encoding rod shape-determining protein RodA yields MLQRSLSRFSWKSLVEPWKEVDWVLFILPVALTVLGGIAIRSTELNQGLVNYWWQHLATGGIGLVAALLLARWRYETLIQWKWIIYAITNITLLIVIFIGTTANGAQSWISVAGFHLQPSEFAKVGMIVVLAGVLEERTAATIPAVIKTLAIVAVPWILILMQPDLGTSLVFGAITLGMLYWANANPGWLILLISPLVSAIVFNVYLPGWFAWAGLIVVIGWRSLPWRWYGTFGALTVNLISGGLGHVLWGLLKDYQKDRLTLFLDPNQDPLGGGYHLIQSSIAIGNGGLLGRGLYQGTQTQLNFIPEQHTDFIFTAIGEELGFVGAVGVLLLFWLICLRLVIIAQNSKDNFGSLLAIGVLSMIVFQVLVNVGMTIGLAPVTGIPLPWLSYGRSALLTKFIALGLVESVYNFRHRLKF; encoded by the coding sequence ATGCTGCAAAGATCCTTAAGTCGGTTTAGCTGGAAGTCTCTTGTTGAACCCTGGAAAGAAGTTGACTGGGTATTATTTATTCTGCCCGTTGCCCTGACGGTGTTAGGAGGAATTGCAATCCGCAGCACAGAGCTTAATCAGGGCTTGGTCAACTACTGGTGGCAACATCTGGCTACAGGTGGCATTGGGCTGGTTGCAGCATTGCTGTTGGCACGCTGGCGGTATGAAACTCTGATTCAGTGGAAGTGGATTATCTACGCCATCACCAACATCACATTGCTGATCGTTATTTTTATTGGGACAACCGCTAACGGTGCCCAAAGCTGGATTAGCGTTGCGGGCTTTCACTTGCAACCGTCAGAGTTTGCCAAAGTTGGCATGATCGTTGTGCTGGCGGGCGTTTTAGAAGAACGAACGGCAGCTACGATTCCTGCGGTGATTAAAACCCTGGCGATCGTGGCAGTGCCGTGGATTCTGATTCTCATGCAGCCAGATTTAGGAACCTCGCTGGTGTTTGGCGCGATCACATTAGGAATGCTGTATTGGGCGAACGCTAATCCGGGTTGGTTGATTTTGCTGATATCGCCGTTGGTATCTGCCATCGTGTTTAACGTTTATCTGCCGGGTTGGTTTGCCTGGGCGGGGTTGATTGTCGTAATTGGGTGGCGATCGCTCCCCTGGCGGTGGTATGGCACGTTTGGCGCACTCACGGTCAACCTGATCTCAGGGGGATTGGGGCATGTGCTCTGGGGCTTGCTCAAGGACTACCAGAAGGATCGCTTAACGCTGTTCCTTGACCCCAATCAAGACCCGTTGGGTGGGGGCTACCACTTGATCCAGTCCAGCATTGCGATCGGAAATGGCGGTTTGCTCGGACGAGGCCTATATCAAGGCACCCAAACTCAACTCAACTTCATTCCAGAGCAGCACACCGACTTCATCTTTACAGCGATCGGTGAAGAGTTGGGATTTGTCGGTGCGGTGGGTGTTTTACTCCTGTTCTGGCTAATTTGTTTGCGGTTGGTGATCATCGCTCAAAACTCGAAAGACAACTTTGGCTCACTCCTGGCGATCGGGGTTTTGTCGATGATCGTCTTTCAGGTCTTGGTCAACGTCGGTATGACCATTGGACTGGCTCCCGTAACCGGAATTCCCTTGCCCTGGCTTAGCTATGGGCGATCGGCGTTGCTCACAAAATTCATTGCTCTGGGATTGGTGGAATCGGTGTATAACTTCCGCCATCGCCTGAAATTTTAA
- a CDS encoding Mrp/NBP35 family ATP-binding protein translates to MTKTLDASAVLEVLRPVQDPELRKSLVELNMIRNVKIQDGNVSFTLVLTTPACPLRQFIVEDCERAIKTLAGVESVEVEVTAETPQQRSLPDRTGIAGVKNILAISSGKGGVGKSTVSVNVAVALAQMGAKVGLIDADIYGPNTPTMLGLDNAKVSVQQGAHGEVLEPAFNYGVKLVSMGFLIDPDQPVIWRGPMLNGIIRQFLYQVTWGDLDYLIVDMPPGTGDAQLTLAQAVPMAGAVIVTTPQTVSLLDARRGLRMFQQMQVPILGIVENMSYFVPPDMPDKQYDIFGSGGGEKTSTELGLPLLGCVPLEIPVRQGGDRGIPIVIDNPESASAKALMAIAQQIAARVSVAALS, encoded by the coding sequence GTGACAAAAACGCTGGATGCCAGTGCTGTATTAGAGGTGTTGCGCCCGGTGCAGGACCCCGAACTCCGCAAGAGCCTTGTGGAGTTGAACATGATTCGCAACGTCAAGATTCAGGATGGCAATGTCAGCTTTACCCTCGTATTGACTACTCCTGCCTGTCCATTGCGACAGTTTATTGTTGAAGATTGTGAACGAGCGATTAAGACCCTCGCTGGGGTTGAGTCGGTCGAAGTGGAAGTAACCGCCGAAACTCCCCAACAGCGATCGCTGCCTGACCGCACAGGGATTGCGGGTGTGAAGAATATTCTGGCGATCTCCAGTGGCAAAGGCGGTGTCGGAAAGAGCACCGTTTCTGTAAACGTGGCAGTTGCGCTAGCGCAAATGGGAGCCAAGGTAGGGCTAATTGATGCTGATATTTATGGTCCCAACACCCCCACAATGTTGGGCTTAGACAATGCCAAAGTTTCTGTGCAACAAGGGGCACACGGAGAAGTCTTAGAACCTGCCTTTAACTATGGGGTCAAGCTGGTGTCAATGGGATTTTTGATTGACCCCGACCAACCTGTGATCTGGCGCGGTCCCATGCTGAATGGCATTATTCGCCAGTTCCTCTATCAAGTCACCTGGGGCGATTTGGATTACCTGATCGTAGATATGCCTCCTGGCACAGGCGATGCTCAACTGACGCTGGCTCAGGCAGTGCCGATGGCAGGTGCGGTAATCGTCACCACACCTCAAACCGTTTCTCTCCTGGACGCGCGTCGCGGCTTGCGTATGTTTCAACAGATGCAAGTGCCGATTCTGGGAATTGTGGAGAACATGAGCTATTTTGTGCCACCGGATATGCCCGATAAGCAGTACGACATTTTTGGCTCTGGTGGGGGTGAAAAGACCTCGACCGAGTTGGGTCTGCCGTTATTGGGCTGTGTGCCGTTGGAGATTCCAGTGCGGCAGGGAGGCGATCGCGGCATCCCTATCGTCATCGATAACCCAGAGTCAGCTTCAGCTAAAGCACTGATGGCGATCGCTCAACAAATCGCGGCTCGTGTTTCTGTTGCAGCTTTGAGCTAA
- a CDS encoding SRPBCC family protein yields MLGFWFRLSHRNLIQLPPLAETFQAVSSASVDVLWRKVMNLADVSWHPLLVSTNVPKGLIPKPGLIYQAVSRLFPITIRIFVEKVLPKELLSVRILALPGIEERVTYRVESTLCGTRVSYSVTLRGWLSPLIWSLIRPYAARVAAELAHAAEQEVQTLLTIDRKLPKPNQDLLGVLLVVAIGHQWGG; encoded by the coding sequence ATGTTGGGCTTTTGGTTTAGATTGTCCCACCGCAATTTAATTCAGCTCCCTCCCCTGGCTGAAACCTTTCAGGCGGTCAGCTCTGCCTCGGTTGATGTGCTTTGGCGAAAAGTGATGAACCTGGCAGATGTGTCCTGGCATCCCCTTTTGGTGAGTACCAATGTTCCTAAAGGGTTGATACCAAAACCGGGGTTGATTTATCAAGCGGTGTCACGCCTATTTCCGATCACAATTCGGATTTTTGTTGAGAAAGTGTTGCCTAAAGAATTACTCAGTGTCAGGATTTTAGCCCTTCCTGGTATCGAAGAACGGGTCACATATCGAGTTGAGTCTACATTGTGTGGCACTCGCGTGTCCTATTCAGTGACGTTGCGGGGTTGGTTATCACCCCTGATCTGGTCACTCATCCGCCCCTACGCTGCACGGGTTGCCGCTGAGTTAGCCCATGCCGCCGAACAAGAAGTGCAAACCTTACTGACAATCGATCGTAAATTGCCAAAACCCAACCAGGATTTGTTGGGAGTTTTGCTAGTCGTGGCGATCGGGCATCAGTGGGGGGGGTGA
- the hemF gene encoding oxygen-dependent coproporphyrinogen oxidase gives MVNISTVSTSNYLPPSDSRQRVSEFMKSIQDKICQGLEQVDGGGVFREDSWERPEGGGGRSRVMRDGNVFEQGGVNFSEVWGKDLPPSILVQRPEAAGHGFYATGTSMVLHPRNPYIPTVHLNYRYFEAGPVWWFGGGIDLTPYYPFAEDVVHFHQTLKQACDRHHSEYYPTFKLWCDEYFYLKHRQEPRGVGGIFFDYQDHRSKLYHGPSTTGEAAQHSDRVGEVPPRNWEQIFAFVQECGNAFLPAYTPIVERRKNLEYGDRQRDFQLYRRGRYVEFNLVYDRGTIFGLQTNGRTESILMSLPPMVRWEYCYQPEPNTPEAELYEVFLKPQDWVNWNA, from the coding sequence ATGGTGAATATTTCAACTGTTTCTACCTCTAACTATTTGCCCCCCTCTGATTCGCGGCAACGGGTCAGCGAATTCATGAAATCTATCCAGGACAAAATTTGCCAGGGATTGGAGCAAGTAGATGGGGGCGGTGTCTTTCGGGAAGACAGTTGGGAGCGTCCTGAAGGGGGCGGTGGTCGTTCACGAGTGATGCGTGACGGCAATGTGTTTGAGCAAGGTGGCGTCAACTTCTCAGAAGTGTGGGGCAAAGATTTGCCTCCCTCGATTTTGGTGCAACGCCCCGAAGCCGCAGGGCACGGGTTCTACGCTACAGGCACTTCGATGGTGCTGCATCCCCGCAACCCCTACATCCCCACGGTTCACCTGAACTATCGCTATTTTGAAGCGGGTCCTGTGTGGTGGTTTGGTGGCGGTATCGACTTGACCCCTTACTACCCCTTTGCGGAAGACGTAGTCCATTTTCACCAAACGTTGAAACAGGCGTGCGATCGCCACCATTCTGAGTACTACCCCACCTTCAAACTGTGGTGTGATGAGTACTTTTATCTCAAGCATCGGCAAGAACCCCGTGGCGTCGGTGGCATTTTCTTTGATTACCAGGATCATCGCAGCAAGCTTTATCACGGTCCTTCGACTACTGGAGAAGCGGCTCAACACAGCGATCGCGTTGGGGAAGTGCCACCCCGCAACTGGGAACAGATCTTTGCCTTTGTGCAAGAGTGCGGCAATGCCTTCCTGCCTGCCTACACTCCCATTGTTGAACGCCGCAAAAACCTGGAATATGGCGATCGCCAGCGTGACTTCCAACTCTACCGTCGCGGTCGCTATGTTGAGTTCAACCTGGTGTACGACCGGGGCACGATCTTCGGCTTACAGACCAACGGGCGTACAGAATCGATCTTGATGTCCCTGCCTCCAATGGTGCGGTGGGAATATTGCTATCAGCCTGAACCCAACACTCCCGAAGCAGAACTCTATGAAGTCTTTCTCAAGCCTCAGGATTGGGTGAATTGGAACGCATAG